From Acidihalobacter aeolianus, a single genomic window includes:
- the ilvN gene encoding acetolactate synthase small subunit — MRHIISILMENESGALSRVAGLFSARGYNIESLTVAPTNDPTLSRMTLVTTGNEQIVEQIVKQLNKLIDVVKLMELNEYRYIEREMMLIKVHAAEAGREEIKRLSDIFRGRIIDVTSEVYTIELTGTGEKLDAFMEAVGERHILEVVRSGAMGIARGDRVLRA; from the coding sequence ATGCGTCACATCATATCCATCCTCATGGAGAACGAGTCGGGTGCGCTGTCGCGTGTCGCCGGGCTGTTTTCCGCGCGCGGCTACAACATCGAGTCGCTGACCGTCGCGCCGACCAACGACCCGACCCTGTCGCGCATGACCCTGGTGACCACCGGCAACGAGCAGATCGTCGAGCAGATCGTCAAGCAGCTCAACAAGCTCATCGACGTGGTCAAGCTGATGGAGCTGAATGAGTATCGCTACATCGAACGCGAGATGATGCTCATCAAGGTGCATGCGGCGGAGGCCGGGCGCGAGGAGATCAAGCGGCTGTCCGACATCTTCCGCGGGCGCATCATCGACGTCACCAGCGAGGTCTACACGATCGAGCTGACCGGCACCGGTGAGAAGCTTGATGCCTTTATGGAAGCGGTCGGCGAGCGCCACATCCTGGAAGTGGTGCGTTCCGGCGCCATGGGCATCGCCCGCGGCGACCGCGTGCTGCGTGCGTGA
- a CDS encoding phosphatidylserine decarboxylase, translating to MLPIVREGRIPVFGALAVALALTASEGVWVAAPVWLLTVLLFFLLRELPRPAPASPLAVLSPVDGRIVSVDDCRDPYCERPARCVRIVQDAAGPYGLYAPIEGKLLKVWRGALAGESHQAALWVQTDELDDIVVAVRRPRLPGYLRCRVHAGERVGHGSRCGFAGFGRFLDVYLPVRSRIEAAPGERMRAGQVIGRLLRD from the coding sequence ATGCTGCCGATCGTCCGCGAGGGGCGCATACCCGTCTTCGGGGCCTTGGCCGTCGCCCTGGCCCTGACGGCCAGCGAAGGTGTCTGGGTTGCGGCACCGGTCTGGCTGTTGACCGTGCTGCTGTTCTTCCTGCTGCGCGAACTGCCGCGGCCTGCACCGGCCTCGCCACTGGCCGTGCTCAGCCCGGTGGACGGGCGTATCGTGTCGGTCGACGATTGCCGCGATCCCTACTGCGAACGTCCCGCGCGCTGCGTTCGTATCGTGCAGGACGCAGCTGGGCCCTACGGACTCTATGCACCGATCGAGGGCAAGCTGCTCAAGGTCTGGCGCGGTGCGCTCGCGGGCGAATCGCACCAGGCTGCGCTGTGGGTGCAGACCGACGAACTGGATGATATCGTCGTTGCGGTACGACGCCCGCGGCTGCCGGGTTATCTGCGTTGCCGGGTACATGCCGGCGAACGGGTTGGGCATGGCAGCCGTTGCGGTTTTGCGGGCTTTGGGCGTTTTCTGGATGTGTATCTGCCTGTGCGTTCGCGTATTGAAGCCGCTCCGGGCGAGCGTATGCGTGCGGGGCAGGTGATCGGCCGTCTGTTACGGGACTGA
- the ilvC gene encoding ketol-acid reductoisomerase: MNIFYDKDADLSLIQGMQVAIIGYGSQGHAHANNLKESGVNVVVGLREGSASAAKAAAAGLAVKPVGEAVASADLIMILAPDEHQAAIYRHDIAPNLKSGATLAFAHGFNIHFEQIAPRADLDVVMIAPKGPGHLVRSTYTQGGGVPCLIAVSQDASGRAREVALSYASAIGGGRAGVIETSFREETETDLFGEQAVLCGGTSALVQAGFETLVEAGYAPEMAYFECLHELKLIVDLMYEGGIANMRYSISNTAEYGDLTRGPRVVTDETKAEMRRILKEIQNGEFAREFILENHAGAATLKAKRRLGAEHPIEAVGERLRSMMPWIAANKIVDKTRN; this comes from the coding sequence ATGAATATTTTCTACGATAAGGACGCCGACCTTTCCCTGATCCAGGGCATGCAGGTGGCGATCATCGGCTACGGCTCGCAGGGTCACGCGCACGCGAACAACCTCAAGGAATCCGGTGTGAACGTGGTCGTCGGTCTGCGCGAGGGTTCCGCCTCGGCGGCCAAGGCTGCGGCAGCGGGCCTGGCCGTCAAGCCGGTGGGCGAGGCGGTGGCGAGCGCCGACCTGATCATGATCCTGGCCCCGGACGAACATCAGGCCGCGATCTACCGTCACGACATCGCACCCAATCTCAAGTCCGGTGCGACCCTGGCCTTTGCCCACGGCTTCAACATCCACTTCGAGCAGATCGCGCCGCGCGCCGATCTCGACGTGGTGATGATCGCGCCGAAGGGCCCCGGTCATCTGGTGCGCTCCACCTATACCCAGGGCGGCGGCGTGCCCTGCCTGATCGCGGTCAGTCAGGATGCCAGCGGACGCGCCCGCGAGGTCGCCCTGTCGTACGCCTCGGCGATCGGCGGCGGTCGTGCCGGCGTGATCGAAACCAGCTTCCGCGAGGAAACCGAGACCGATCTGTTCGGCGAGCAGGCGGTGCTCTGCGGCGGGACCAGTGCCCTGGTTCAGGCCGGCTTCGAGACCCTGGTCGAGGCGGGCTATGCCCCCGAGATGGCCTATTTCGAATGCCTGCACGAACTCAAGCTGATCGTCGACCTGATGTACGAAGGCGGCATCGCCAACATGCGCTATTCGATCTCGAATACGGCCGAATACGGCGACCTGACCCGCGGCCCGCGCGTCGTCACCGACGAGACCAAGGCCGAGATGCGCCGCATCCTCAAGGAAATCCAGAATGGTGAGTTCGCCCGCGAGTTCATCCTCGAGAATCATGCCGGTGCCGCCACGCTCAAGGCCAAGCGCCGTCTCGGGGCGGAGCACCCGATCGAGGCCGTCGGCGAGCGCCTGCGCAGCATGATGCCCTGGATCGCAGCCAACAAGATCGTCGACAAGACCCGCAACTGA